AGCGGGACCGCGGGCGGTGTGTTGCCGAACGACTCCCACAGGCCGACGCCGGCCCAGCTCAGTCCGAGTGCGGCGGCGAAGAGCCCGGCCAGTGTCCCGATCCGCAGTTGGTTCACCGCTGTTCGCGCCCCTCGTCGTGCCGTCGTGCCATCAGGTCGTCACCGTGCCGGAACGTGCCCCCGCCGTGGCGGTCACCCGGGGGCGGCACGGCCGGCCGCGCCGCCCCCGAGCGCGTCAGTCAGGGAGCACGAGCGCGGCGTCGGTCCGGAGCGAGACGCCCTGGTCGCCCAGGGCCGGCAGCAGGTCCGCCACCGCGCCGCGGCCCGGCACCTCGGCGTCGGGCTCGACATCGTGCCACGGCACCAGGACGAACGCCCGCTCGTGGGCCCGCGGGTGCGGGAGGGTGAGCGCCGGGTCGTCGGAGACGACTCCCTGGTACGCGACGATGTCGACATCGAGGGTACGCGGCCCCCAGCGGCTGTCCCGTACGCGTTCGAACGCTTCTTCGATGGCCTGGGCGCGTTCCCACAGGGAGGCGGGCGGCAGCGTGGTCTTGATGATGACCACGGCGTTGAAGTAGGTGGGCTGGCTGCCGGGGTCGACGCCCCACGGCTCGGTCTCGTAGACCGGCGAGACGGCCTTGACCCGCAGTCCCGGGGTGTCGGCGAGCGCGTCGAGCGCGCCCTGGAGGGTGTCGAGGCGGTTGCCCAGGTTGCTGCCGAGGGAGAGGACGGCGCGCTGCGGGTTGTGCAGGGTCGAGTCCGCGGCGTCCACCTGCTGCACCACCGAGGCGGGCACCGGCTGCACGGTCGGGTCGGGGGAGGAAGCGGCGTTGCTGGGGATCATGCTCGGCTCCGCTTGATGGTGAGGGTCACGTCGTCGAAGGGAACGGTGATCGGTGCCTGCGGCTTGTGCACCGTCACCTCCGCCTCGCGCACGGCGTCGTGGGCGAGGCACTGGTCGGCGATGCGCTGCGCCAGCGTTTCCAGCAGGTCGCACGGCGGGCCCGCGACGACGGCGGTGACCTCGGCCGCGACCGCGCCGTAGTCCACCGTCAGCGCGAGGTCGTCCGAGGCCGCCGCCGGGCGGGTGTCGAGCCCGAGCACCACATCGACGACGAACAGTTGTCCTTCCGCACGTTCCCGCGGCAGGACGCCGTGAAAGCCCTCGGCGCGCAGTCCGCGCAGGGTGATGCGGTCCACTGCGATCACTCCGATCGGTCGGTGGCCCGCCGGCTGAGGCCAACCAAAAAGACTGAAGGCATTCGAATCTACCTGCGACCCCTCCCCCCTTGGGTCAGCCCCACCCGCACGTGCGCCCGTCCCGGCCGTCCGCCGGGGCTCCGGGCCCCCGGCCGGGGCCTACCCTGGGGGCATGAGCTACTCGCACGGCCACGTGTCCGGCTTGCCCCGCTGGGACCGCTGCGCGGTCATGGGGGTGGTCAATGTCACACCGGACTCGTTCTCCGACGGCGGGCGCTGGTTCGACACCGAGGCCGCGATCAAACGGGGCCTGGCCCTGGTGGCCGAGGGCGCCGACCTGATCGACGTCGGCGGCGAGTCGACCCGGCCGGGCGCCTCCCGCGTCGACGAGGCCGAGGAGTTGCGCCGGGTCGTCCCCGTGGTGCGCGCGCTGGCCGCGGAGGGGGCCGTGGTCAGCGTGGACACGATGCGCGCCTCGGTGGCCAGAGCCGCGGTCGCGGCCGGTGCCCGCGTGGTCAACGACGTGAGCGGCGGCCGGGCCGATCCCGGCATGGTGCCCTCGGTCGCGGAGGCGGGCGTGCCGTTCGTCGTGATGCACTGGCGCGGCCAGAGCGTCGACATGAACGAGCGGGCCGTGTACGCGGACGTCGTGGGCGAGGTCCTGGCCGAGCTGCGCGAGAGCGTCGAGCACGCGGTGGCCGGGGGCATCCCGGCCGAGCGGCTGATCGCCGACCCAGGGCTCGGCTTCGCGAAGCAGGCCGCGCACGACCTCGCGCTCGTCGCGGCGACCGCGCGGCTGCGCGCGGAACTCGGCCTCCCGCTGCTGGTCGCGGCCTCGCGCAAGCGGTTCCTCGGCCGGGCCCTCGTCCCGCCGGGCGCCGCGCCCCCGCCGGCCAGGGCCAGGGACGCCGCGACGGCCGCGGTGACCGCGCTGGCGGCGGGCGCGGGCGCGTGGGCGGTGCGCGTGCACGAGGTGCGGGCGAACGCGGACGCCGTGCGGGTCGTCCGCGCGGTCGGCGGCGCGGACGGCAGGGGCGACGACGGGGCCGCGGTCGGCGGCACGGACGCCGGCGCGGGGGGCGGTGGCTCGTGAGCGGGGCGGGGACGGACGTCGAGGCGGTCGCCGCGGCGAACACCGCGCTGTACGACGCCCTCGAACGCGGCGACCTCGACGCGCTGTCCGCGCAGTGGCTGACCGAGGACGTCAGCGTGGTGCACCCGGGGTGGCCGGTGATCACCGGGCGGCAGGACGTCATGCGCTCCTACGCGCTGATCATGGCCAACACCGAGTACATCCAGTTCTTCCTGACGGACGTCGAGGTGTCCGTCCTCGGTGACACGGCGCTCGTCACCTGCACGGAGAACATCCTCAGCGGCGGCCCGGCCGAGGAGGACGGCTCGGCGGGTCCGCTGGTCGGCGGCCTCGTGGTGGCGACGAACATCTTCCGGCGCGCCGGGGACGGCGCGTGGAAGGTGTGGGCGCGCCACGGCTCCCCGGTGCTGATCGACCGCGACGACGAGGACGAGGACGACGAGGAGAACGGGGACGGGCCCGCGGAGGGCGGCCCCGGGGGCGTCACCGGCTTCGCCTGACGGCGGCGCGGCGGCCGTTCTCCCTGCGTCCCGGACCGCGCGCCCGTGTGCACGGGAACGTGCGGCGTTCCGTCGACGTGCCGTGAGCGGTCCGTCACCTCCGGCGCGCGCCCGCCCCGCCGTTGCCCGCCGCCCCGCTCCACGTTCGTTGCCGCGCCGCCAACCGATCGGATACGGTCCCAAATCGAAAAAGAACGTGCACAAACGACCGGGGGAGTGCCGCGTGGCGCTGGCGGACGAACGCGTGGGGAACGAGGCCGGGACCGGGACCGGGGAGCCCGGGGCAGGCGAACCCGCGGCAGGGGCGGAGCCGAAGTCGGGCCAGGAGCCCGTGGCACGGCAGGAGCCCGCGCTCACCGGCCCGCCGACCCGGTACCGCATGATCACGCCCACCGACTGGTTCCGCATCCCGCTGCGCTCCGAGACCAAACGGGCCAGGGCCGTGCAGATCCTGGTCGACATGGCGTACCCGAACAAGGATGAATTCGCCACCAAGCGGCACGAGTTGCGCGAACTGCTCGGCAACGTGACCGACAGCGCCGCGCAGCGCGACGCCATCGAGATCTACCTGTCCACCCAGGCCGCGCTCGGCGTCCCGATCCCGGCCAGCCTCATGGTGACCGCGGAGCCCGAGCACCCCACCGCTACCCAGCAGTTGCCGCCCGCGACGCTGGCCGACGGCATCCGCGACAAGTACCACGGGCAGGCCGAGGTCTCGGTGGTGCGGCTGCCCTCGGGCGAGGCCGTGCGCTGCCGCAGGACGGAACTCAGCGAGGACTCCAAGGAACTGGGACAGCCCGAGGAGCGTCCCAACACGTTGCTTGAGTTCTACCTGCCCGTCCCGTACTCGACCGCGTGGCTGGTGCTGACGTTCAGCGCCCCGCTGCGCGAACTCGCGGACGCACAGGTGGAGATGTTCGACGCCATCGCCGGTTCGTTCCGGTGGTCGGAGTAGCGGGCGGCTGACCGGGCCCGCGAGTGCGAGGAAGAGGGGGAATGGGATACGACCTCGAAATCACCGTGGACGAAGTCCGCGAGCTGGGCGAGAAACTGCGCCTGGTGGCCACCGAGTTCGAGAACGCGGAGGACGTCGCCTCCGAGTACGCCGACGAAGTGGGCCACGACGGCCTCGCGGGCGAGCTTGAGGAGTTCGCGGAGAACTGGCGCATCCACCGCAACAAGCTGATGGAGAGCCTGGAGAGCTTCGCCGAGAAGGCCAGGGAGGCCGCCGACGGCTACGACGGCGTCGAGAACGACCTCGTCGACGCGATTGAAGGGAACAACGGGTGAGCAGGCCCGCCGACTGGCACCCGCTGACACACGACGGGCGCGACCCGATCCCCGGCGACTGGGAGATGGTGCAGGAGGCCGCGGCGCGCTACCGGCGCACCGCCGACGCGATCCAACGCGCCAAGGAACTGCTCGGAGACGTCACCGACAGCCAGGACGGCTGGCGGTCGCCCGCGGGCGAGGCGTTCCGCGAGAAGGCCACCGAGCTGTCCGACGACATCTGGAAGGCGTGGGGCCGCTACGACGCCGCCGCCGACGCGCTGGCCGCCTACTGGCCGGAGCTTGAGGACGCGCAGACCGAGAGCCTGTCGCTGCGCACCCAGGCCATCGACGCCCAGGAGCAGATCAGCAGCCTCACCGGCCAGTACGCGAGCGCGCAGCAGGAGGTGCGGGACGCCGAGGACTCCGAGGCGGACGACGCGCAGGACGCCCTCGACGACGCGAACGCGCGGCTCAGCAGCCTCGACGGCCAGCTGACGAACGCGCACGGCCAGCTGGAGTCGTTGCGCACCCAACTGCGCGGCCTCATCGAGGAGAAGGACGCCGCCGCCCAGCGGGCCGCCACCGCCATCGGGGACTTCATCGGCGGGGACGGCCTCAAGGACGGCATCCTCGACCACATCGGCGCGTTCTTCGACGCCATCAAGAACATCCTGATCGTCATCGGGGAATGGGCCGGGAGGATCGCCGCCATCTGCGGGGTCCTGGCGCTGCTCGTCAGCTGGATACCCGTGATCGGGCAGGCGCTGGCCGGCGTCCTCGGCACCATCGCGCTCGTGGCCGGCGCCCTCTCCGCGATCGGCAACGCCCTCCAGGGCAAGTGGCTGAACTTCGCCCTCGACATCATCGGCATCGCGACCTTCGGCCTCGGCCGGGCCATCGCCCCGGCGCTCTCCAGCGCGGGCGGCGCGGCGCGCTTCGGCGCGTTCCGCAGCGTCATGCAGGTCTCCACCGGCAACCGGGCGGCGCGCAACGCCATCGCCGCCGGCATCGTCGGGGACGGCGCCGCGCTGGCCGGGCGCGCGGGCACCGCGTTCTCCCGGCCGTCGGGCCTGCTGGGCTGGGGCCGGGCGTCGTTCGGCGGACTCGGCACCGAGCTGGCGCAGAACCTGGGCGTGCTGCGGCACGGCGGCAACTGGGGCAGCGGCTTCTCCCAGGGCCTGGCCGGCCTGCGGAACATCCCGACCACCATCGGGGAGGCCGGCCTCGGCAGGTCGCTCCAGGCCGGGGCGCACCAGTTCTTCGGCCAGGGCGAGGCCGCGGCCGACGCGCTCGCGCTCGGCCGGGCCGCGAACGCCGGCGCCGACGTGGGCGGGCTCGGCGCGACCGGCGGCATCTCGGCCGGCTCGGCCGCGCTCGGCTCCGCCTCGGGCAACTACGGCCTGTTCGGCGTCGAGGGCGTGGACTCGCTGTGGAACTGGCCCGGCTTCTCCGAGGGCGACCACCCGCTGGTCGGCGACCTCGTCCAGCCGGGCGACCTCGACTACGACGTCGAGGAAGCCACCCTCCCGGAGCCCGCCACCCGATGAACACGGTGCCGCCCGTCCTGTTCGCCGCGCAGCGCCCCCTGGCCCGCTGGGGGGTGCTGCGGCGCGCCCGCGTCACGGTCGACGACGGCCGCCTCGTGGTCCGCGACCGCTTCCGCGCCCACGCCTGGCCGGTGGGCCCGCGCGGCATCGCCTCCGCCGTGCACGTCGACGGCCGGCTGTGCCCCTCGGCCTCGGGCGCCCGGCTGCGCAACCTCGGCAAGGGCCGGCCCAGCGAGGCCGGCGGCTGCCTGCACCTGTGCGACGGCGAGGGGCGGGCGCTGGCCTGCCTCGTGCTGAGCGACTGGCAGCCGAACGGCGCCCTGCCCGTTCCGCTGGAGACGCCCGACGCGGTGGCGACCGCCGTCAACGGCGTCGGGCGGGGCGGCCACCTCGAACGCTCCGGCGTGGCCGCGTTCCTGCGGCACCACGGCATCGCCGTGCGCGTCGCGCCCGAGGGCGCGGAGCCGCCGCGCGCGCCCGCGTTCGCCGGCACCCTGCGGCCGGGGCCGAAGGACGGGCCCGCGGTGCTGCCGATGCTGCTGGGCCTCGCCCAGCTGCTCGTGCTCGGCCTCGGCTCGTTCTTCGTCGGCGGCGCCACCGGCGACGAGGGCATCTGGGCGGTGCTGGTCTCCGTGCCGTTCCTCGTCTTCGCCCTGTGCACGGCCGGGGCCGCGTTCGCCCTGGGCCTGGCCGGAGCCCGCGCGGAACGCCCCGCCCTGGCCGAACTGCGCCCGAGCCCGGGCATCGCGGTGACGCGCGGCTTCCTGCGGCGCGCCGCCGTGCGCCTGACCGACGAGGCGCTCGAACTGCGCACCGCGCAGCACGAGAAGCGGCTCGTGCCGCCGCCCGCCGACCCGGTGCTGGGCGTGCGGGAGGCCGTGGTGTTCGAGGACGACGGACGGCCCTGGGGCGTCGCGCTGACCGACGACCGGCAGGTCGCGCAGGTGTTCCTGCACGGGGACACCTGGCTCGCCGGCGATCCGGGGCTCGGCAGGCTGCGCGACTTCTGCGCCCGCGCGGGCATCGGCCTGCGCAGGCAGCCGCTGCCCGCGTTCCCCGGGCGCCGGCCGGAGGACCGCACCGCGCGCCGGTGGCGCGCGGGCGACTACGGGCTGAACGACCTGTTCGCCTACTCGGTGCTGATGCCGTCCATCGTCGCGGTCGGCGCCGTGCCGGCCTTCTTCGGCATGGCGGGCGGGAACGTCGACTGGGCGCCGTTCCCCGTCGTCTTCGGACTGGCGTTCGCGATCGGTGTCGTACCGTACGTGATCCGGGGCGCCGTCCGGAAGTGGTCGCTGAACCGGCTCGTCCCGGCAGGCCCGGCGCCCGACGCGAGGTCCGGGGCGGTGCAGGCCCCCGGAGACGAAGGAGCTGCGACGCTGTGACCGATGCCCGGAACCAGGTTGGCGCGACCACGTGGGTGGCCGCGTTCGAGCACCCTGAGGAGTTCTGGCTCCAACTGGACATGGGGGCCGCCGACGTGGCCGAGCAGGCCGCCCAGGCGATAGCCGACCGGGGAGGCGAGCTGAGCCAGGACTACGCGGAGGCCGTGTACCCGGAGCTCCAGGTGATCAGGGACGGCGCGTTGGAGCGCGACGCGTCGCCCGTGGCCGTCTACGTGCCCCCGGAGCCGCTGACATCGCGCCCGCTCGTGCCCGTCACGGCGTTCGTGGCGCCGCTGCCCGCGACGGCGGAGCAGAGCACCGTCGCGGCGATGGCCGAACTGGCCGCGAGGCCGCAGCCCTACCGCTACCGCGACCCGTTGATCAGCACGGTCGACCTCCCGGCGGGCCCGGCCTGCCGGGTGCACGAGCTGGTGCTGAACGAGCCGGGCGAGGACGGGCGGCGGGTGATGACCGAGTACGTCTCGTACTACGTGGTGCCGCCCGGCTACGGCAAGGGCTTCGTCGAACTCACCGTCACCTGGCCGAGCCCGACCCTGGGCGCGGCCATGGAGGAGACGGCCGACGAGATCGCGGCCACGCTGACCATCAGCCGGCAGGAGACCGCCGCGGAGGGAACGTCATGAGCGGCGCGGAGCCCGAGTTCGTCTTCGACGAGGTCCAGATCGGCAAGGGGCTGCGGCCCGTCGCGCAGCACGGCTTCGTCGTCGTGGACCGGGGGACGCTGACGCTCCTCGGCAGCGACCGGCAGCCCATCGACAGCGCGCCGCTCGGGCAGATCTCGGGCAACCTCGTGCGCTTCACCCGGGGCAAGACGGTCGCGCTCACGGTGAACGGCACCAAGTATCTGGTGTCCCCCGGCTGGGGCGCGCGCCCCTTCCTGGTGCTGCCGGGCACGACCGAGCACGTGAACACGGCGGCGCAGGCACTGCTCAAGCTGGTCGCGGCGGGCGGCGGCAGGACGGCCTGAGCGCGGGGGCGTGCGCGGGCGCGCGGCGCCCGTCGGCCGCCGGTCAGTCCCGGCGTTCCGCCGACTCCTCCCGGCCGGCTCCGTCCCGCGTCGCCGCGGGCGGCCCGCCGTCCGCCGCGCCCCCCGGCCTGTCCTCCGCGACGCGCCCGTCCGCACCGTGCCCCGGCGCGGCGGTGTGCTGCGCTGCGTCCGGGGCGGGCGCGGCGTTCTCCGGCGCGGCCTGGTCCTGTGCGGCGTTGTCCTGCGCGTCCGCCTCCGGGGCGGGTGCGGCGGCGCCGGTGAGCCAGCGTTCCGGGGCCGCGCTGCCCCGGCCCAGCCGGGAACGGCCGGCCTGCGCCGCCACCTCGCGCTCCGCGTAGTCCGCGTCCTGGAGGCGCGCGCTCGCCGTGCCGTTCGCGCCGTGGTCGACGTGGATGTCGGCAAGCCGCAGCCGCTGCATCCACGGGCCCTGCGTCAGCCGGACGCTCTGCACCTTCGCGTGCGGCACCAGCGTGTGCGTTCTGCGCAGGCGCCCCCGCCGCGCGACGAACACCGTGCCGGTCACGCCGTGCCCGTACCCGACCCGCCACACCGGCAGCGCCCAGCGCGCCCGGCGCGGCGCGGGGCCGACCGCCGCCATCGCCTCGTCGATGTCGACGGCCGGCAGGAAGCGCCCGATCAGCGCCGCCGCGACCTCCTTGGTCGCGACGGGCAGCAGCAGCCCGCTCTCGTTGCCCGCGCCCGCGACCTCGAGTTCGACGCGGACCCAGCCGCGCGGGCGCCACAGCAGCGGCTCCACGATCCGCACGGACTGCACCCGGCCGGGCGGCACGGTCGCGTGCTCCCGCTGGAGCAGCCCGTGGTCCAGCCGCAGCCCGTCGGGCGACTCGCCCACCGTCCAGCCGTACTGGCTGAGGAAGCTGCCGAGCCCGGCCTGCCACACCGCCGCGAACATCGGCACCGCCACGACGAGCGCCGCGAACCAGCTTGAGGTCGCCGACCAGATCAACGGGGTCACCACCGCCGCGAGCAGCAGGGACCCCCACGTGCTGCCGAGCAGCGCGAGCGCCCAGCCGAGCGTGCGCGACTCGACCCGGAACAGCTCCCGCGCCGGGGCCTCGCCCGCGGTCGGCGCCGCCTCGGGCGCGATGCCCGCGGCCCTGGCCAGCAGTTCGGCGCGCAGCTCGCGGGCCTCGCGCTCGTCGAGGAACGCCAGCTCGTCGGCCGCGCCCGAGCCCACCACGTCCATCTTCAACTTCGCCACGCCGAGCGCCCGCGCCAGCAGGGGCCGCGTGATGTCGATGGACTGGATGCGGTCGAGCCGCAGGTGCGCCGCCCGCCGGAACAGCAGGCCCGTCCTGATGCGCAGTTCCGTGTCGGTCACGAGGTAGCGCGTCACGCGCCACGACAGCCAGCCGTAGCAGGCCGCGCACAGCAGGACGCCCGCCACCAGCAGCGCGGGCCACACGAAGCCGAGCGAGTCCGACCACGAGCCGATCTGGTCCGCGTTCTGGAGCCCGACGGCGAACAGGCCGGCCAGCGGCGCCCAGGCCCGCCGCCACGGGGTGAGCGGGTGCAGCCGCTTCCCGCTGCCCGCCGGGAAGTCCTCCGTGCCACCGCTCATGTCACAGCCCCGCGGAACGGGCCTCGCCCAGCTCCGTGAGGCGGTCGCGCAGCCGCTGCGCCTCGGCCGGGTCGAGTCCGGGAATCGTGGCGTCCGTGGCCGCCGCCGCGGTGTGCAACTGGAGCCGCGCCAGGCCGAACTTGCGGTCGAGCGGCCCCGACGTCACCTCGACCAGCTGCATCCTGCCGTACGGGACGACCGTCACCTTGCGCCACAGCACGCCGCGGCTGATGAGCAGGTCGTCGTCGCGTTCGAGGTAGCCCCAGGAGTGCCAGTTGCGGCTCAGCGCCCCCCAGCCCCACGCCGCCGCGGCCAGCGGCGGCAGCGCGAGCAGCGCGAACGCCCCGGCGCCGAGCAGCGGCGGCAGCAGGCCGCAGAGCAGGGCGAGCGGGCCGAGCCAGAGCACCAGCAGGAGCCGGCGCATGCGCAGCAGCGCGGGCAGCACCGGCCGCCAGGTCTCGCCGGCCTCACCGGTCCCCCCGCGCGGTCCCGGTCCTCGTGCCACCGTGTCCATGGTCCGCAAGCTTAGAACGGGCGCGGGCGGGCCGAGAGGTGAAAGACTGAGCGGCATGGCGGAGACGACGGTCGGGATCGGCGGGGCCGCGGAAAGTACGGACATGGTCCTCAACATCGGGCCCCAGCACCCCGCGACGCACGGCGTGCTGCGGTTGCGCCTGGTGGTCGACGGGGAGCGCATCACGCGGGCCGAGCCGGTGGTGGGCTACATGCACCGGGGCGCGGAGAAGCTGTTCGAGGCGCGCGACTACCGCCAGATCATCGTGCTGGCCAATCGGCACGACTGGCTGTCGGCGTTCTCCAACGAACTGGGCGTGGTCCTCGCCGTCGAGCGCATGCTCGGGATGGAGGTGCCGGAGCGCGCCGTGTGGCTGCGGACGCTGCTCGCCGAGCTGAACCGCGTCCTCAACCACCTGATGTTCCTCGGCTCCTACCCGCTCGAACTGGGCGGTCTCACGCCGATGTTCTACGCCTTCACCGAACGCGAGGACCTCCAGCAGGTGATGGAGGAGGTCTCCGGCGGGCGCATGCACTACATGTTCAACCGCGTCGGCGGCCTGAAGGACGAGCTGCCGGCCGGCTGGACGGGCCGGGCCAGGGACGCGGTCGCCGCCGTGCGCGGCCGGCTGGGCCGCTTCGACGACATGGTGCTCGGCAACGAGGTGTTCCTGGCCCGCACGCGCGGGGTCGGCGTGCTCTCCGCCGAGGCCGTCCACGCCTACGGCGTGTCCGGGCCCATCGCGCGGGCCAGCGGCGTCGACTTCGACCTGCGCCGGGACGAGCCGTACCTGGCCTACGGCGAGCTGGGCGGCGTGCTGCGCGTGGCGACCAGGGAGGCGGGGGACTGCCTGGCCAGGTTCGAGGTCCTGCTCGACCAGACGAGGAACGCGCTCGACCTGGCCGACGCCTGCCTCGACCGGCTCGCCGAGCTGCCGCCAGGACCCGTCAACCAGCGGCTGCCCAAGGTGCTGAAGGCACCCGAGGGCGCCACGTACGCGTGGACCGAGAACCCTTTGGGCCTCAACGGCTACTACCTGGTCTCCAAGGGCGAGAAGACCCCGTACCGGTTGAAGCTGCGCTCCGCCTCGTTCAACAACATCCAGGCGCTCGGCGAGCTGCTGCCCGGCACGCTGGTCTCGGACATGGTGGCCATCCTCGGGTCGTTCTTCTTCGTCGTCGGCGACAT
Above is a genomic segment from Streptomyces marincola containing:
- the folK gene encoding 2-amino-4-hydroxy-6-hydroxymethyldihydropteridine diphosphokinase — encoded protein: MIPSNAASSPDPTVQPVPASVVQQVDAADSTLHNPQRAVLSLGSNLGNRLDTLQGALDALADTPGLRVKAVSPVYETEPWGVDPGSQPTYFNAVVIIKTTLPPASLWERAQAIEEAFERVRDSRWGPRTLDVDIVAYQGVVSDDPALTLPHPRAHERAFVLVPWHDVEPDAEVPGRGAVADLLPALGDQGVSLRTDAALVLPD
- the folB gene encoding dihydroneopterin aldolase encodes the protein MDRITLRGLRAEGFHGVLPRERAEGQLFVVDVVLGLDTRPAAASDDLALTVDYGAVAAEVTAVVAGPPCDLLETLAQRIADQCLAHDAVREAEVTVHKPQAPITVPFDDVTLTIKRSRA
- the folP gene encoding dihydropteroate synthase, with translation MSYSHGHVSGLPRWDRCAVMGVVNVTPDSFSDGGRWFDTEAAIKRGLALVAEGADLIDVGGESTRPGASRVDEAEELRRVVPVVRALAAEGAVVSVDTMRASVARAAVAAGARVVNDVSGGRADPGMVPSVAEAGVPFVVMHWRGQSVDMNERAVYADVVGEVLAELRESVEHAVAGGIPAERLIADPGLGFAKQAAHDLALVAATARLRAELGLPLLVAASRKRFLGRALVPPGAAPPPARARDAATAAVTALAAGAGAWAVRVHEVRANADAVRVVRAVGGADGRGDDGAAVGGTDAGAGGGGS
- a CDS encoding nuclear transport factor 2 family protein, which translates into the protein MSGAGTDVEAVAAANTALYDALERGDLDALSAQWLTEDVSVVHPGWPVITGRQDVMRSYALIMANTEYIQFFLTDVEVSVLGDTALVTCTENILSGGPAEEDGSAGPLVGGLVVATNIFRRAGDGAWKVWARHGSPVLIDRDDEDEDDEENGDGPAEGGPGGVTGFA
- a CDS encoding DUF6317 family protein, which translates into the protein MGYDLEITVDEVRELGEKLRLVATEFENAEDVASEYADEVGHDGLAGELEEFAENWRIHRNKLMESLESFAEKAREAADGYDGVENDLVDAIEGNNG
- a CDS encoding PH domain-containing protein, translated to MSGGTEDFPAGSGKRLHPLTPWRRAWAPLAGLFAVGLQNADQIGSWSDSLGFVWPALLVAGVLLCAACYGWLSWRVTRYLVTDTELRIRTGLLFRRAAHLRLDRIQSIDITRPLLARALGVAKLKMDVVGSGAADELAFLDEREARELRAELLARAAGIAPEAAPTAGEAPARELFRVESRTLGWALALLGSTWGSLLLAAVVTPLIWSATSSWFAALVVAVPMFAAVWQAGLGSFLSQYGWTVGESPDGLRLDHGLLQREHATVPPGRVQSVRIVEPLLWRPRGWVRVELEVAGAGNESGLLLPVATKEVAAALIGRFLPAVDIDEAMAAVGPAPRRARWALPVWRVGYGHGVTGTVFVARRGRLRRTHTLVPHAKVQSVRLTQGPWMQRLRLADIHVDHGANGTASARLQDADYAEREVAAQAGRSRLGRGSAAPERWLTGAAAPAPEADAQDNAAQDQAAPENAAPAPDAAQHTAAPGHGADGRVAEDRPGGAADGGPPAATRDGAGREESAERRD
- a CDS encoding PH domain-containing protein; this translates as MDTVARGPGPRGGTGEAGETWRPVLPALLRMRRLLLVLWLGPLALLCGLLPPLLGAGAFALLALPPLAAAAWGWGALSRNWHSWGYLERDDDLLISRGVLWRKVTVVPYGRMQLVEVTSGPLDRKFGLARLQLHTAAAATDATIPGLDPAEAQRLRDRLTELGEARSAGL
- a CDS encoding NADH-quinone oxidoreductase subunit D, with amino-acid sequence MAETTVGIGGAAESTDMVLNIGPQHPATHGVLRLRLVVDGERITRAEPVVGYMHRGAEKLFEARDYRQIIVLANRHDWLSAFSNELGVVLAVERMLGMEVPERAVWLRTLLAELNRVLNHLMFLGSYPLELGGLTPMFYAFTEREDLQQVMEEVSGGRMHYMFNRVGGLKDELPAGWTGRARDAVAAVRGRLGRFDDMVLGNEVFLARTRGVGVLSAEAVHAYGVSGPIARASGVDFDLRRDEPYLAYGELGGVLRVATREAGDCLARFEVLLDQTRNALDLADACLDRLAELPPGPVNQRLPKVLKAPEGATYAWTENPLGLNGYYLVSKGEKTPYRLKLRSASFNNIQALGELLPGTLVSDMVAILGSFFFVVGDIDK